A single Maridesulfovibrio frigidus DSM 17176 DNA region contains:
- the rpsI gene encoding 30S ribosomal protein S9, which produces MSQDFNYGTGKRKNAVARTRMYAGTGVITVNGKSYEDYFPRKTLQMIVQQPLKLTKNVGKFDIKVNADGGGVAGQAQAVRHGISRALLAMDPELRPLLKRAGLLTRDARKKERKKPGQPGARAKYQYSKR; this is translated from the coding sequence ATGAGCCAAGATTTTAATTACGGTACTGGTAAAAGAAAGAATGCTGTAGCACGCACTCGCATGTACGCAGGTACAGGCGTGATCACAGTCAACGGTAAGTCTTACGAAGATTACTTTCCTCGTAAAACTCTCCAGATGATTGTTCAGCAGCCTCTTAAATTAACAAAGAACGTCGGCAAATTTGACATCAAAGTCAACGCTGATGGCGGCGGAGTAGCTGGTCAGGCACAGGCTGTCAGACACGGTATTTCCCGCGCTCTTCTAGCTATGGACCCTGAACTTCGTCCTCTTCTTAAACGCGCTGGTCTTCTGACTCGTGATGCTCGTAAGAAAGAACGTAAGAAACCAGGTCAGCCAGGCGCACGCGCAAAGTACCAGTATTCAAAACGTTAA
- the rplM gene encoding 50S ribosomal protein L13, with the protein MKTYIPKSEDISREWYVVDATDMVLGRLATRIATKLRGKDKAMFTPHADTGDFVIVLNADKIRVTGNKLDQKTYYKHTNHPGGIKSRTLKEMLERKPEAVIEIAVRGMLPKSSLGRKMLTKLKIYTGTEHPHEAQLPKPFEF; encoded by the coding sequence ATGAAAACATATATTCCAAAGAGTGAAGACATCAGCCGTGAATGGTACGTAGTTGATGCAACCGACATGGTACTTGGCCGTCTGGCAACAAGAATCGCTACAAAGCTCAGAGGCAAGGACAAAGCAATGTTCACACCTCACGCTGACACTGGTGACTTCGTCATCGTTCTTAACGCGGACAAAATCAGAGTTACAGGCAACAAGCTAGATCAGAAGACTTACTACAAGCACACAAATCACCCTGGCGGAATCAAATCCAGGACTTTGAAAGAAATGCTTGAAAGAAAACCTGAAGCAGTTATCGAAATTGCTGTACGCGGCATGCTTCCTAAGAGTAGCCTCGGCAGAAAGATGCTCACTAAGCTTAAAATTTACACTGGCACTGAGCATCCTCACGAAGCACAGCTTCCTAAGCCTTTCGAATTCTAA
- the alaS gene encoding alanine--tRNA ligase has translation MKASEIRERFLKFFEEKEHTVISSSSLVPKDDPTLLFTNAGMVQFKKTFLGQEKRAYVRATTSQKCLRVGGKHNDLENVGRTARHHTFFEMLGNFSFGDYFKEDAIKFCWEFLTEELKLPKDKLYITIFNDDDEAGEIWKTVVNVSPDRIYKLGEKENFWTMGDTGPCGPCSEVHIDQGENMSCGPNCGIGKCDCDRYLEIWNLVFMQYDQDEKGNRVPLPRPSIDTGMGLERITAVCQGVQSNYETDLFQPMIQAVAKKAGVKYNDDTEIDTALQVIADHSRSIAFLITDQILPSNEGRGYVLRRLIRRAFRFGRLLGLTDPFLHETVKMVVADMGGQFPELKDNKDFMARMVREEEERFSQTLDKGLIILEDEMEALRQDGKNTISGELAFKLYDTFGFPLDIVNDVTEKHGFTVDEVGFKAAMLEQKTRAKKAWKGSGEKDTTVIFRSVLEAGLKNQFTGYGELVTESRIVNILTEDGQHTERITQGEGGWMITAATPFYGESGGQMGDSGQVGTLTGNADILESVKASQDLTACKIFVNEGELLLDQEAKLEVNDEIRVATERNHTATHLLHASLRKILGDHVKQSGSLVGPNRLRFDFTHIAAMTPEEVRQVENEVNRAILASTAVDVQELTSKEAVEKGATALFGEKYGDVVRVVDIAGESMELCGGTHIKSTGEAGTFVILSESGVAAGIRRIEAATGWNSLAFLQGQRDELSKSQDILRAAPGQLADKIAALVAQTKELTRKNDQLQAKLASGAGADLMGSIEEIGGIKVIAAKLEVTNVKALRDQTDALKSKLDSGIICLMAEVEDNKVSLIIAVTKDLTSRFKAGALIKPVAAEVGGGGGGRPDMAQAGGTDPKGIDKALATLKKVIAES, from the coding sequence ATGAAGGCCAGTGAAATAAGAGAAAGATTCCTAAAATTTTTCGAGGAAAAAGAACATACTGTTATAAGTAGTTCCTCCTTGGTTCCTAAAGACGATCCAACCCTGCTTTTTACGAATGCAGGAATGGTCCAGTTCAAGAAAACCTTTCTTGGACAGGAAAAAAGAGCATATGTCCGCGCTACCACTTCTCAGAAGTGTCTACGTGTCGGTGGCAAGCATAACGACCTCGAAAACGTAGGCCGTACGGCTCGACATCATACTTTTTTTGAAATGCTGGGCAATTTCTCTTTCGGCGACTATTTTAAAGAAGACGCCATTAAATTTTGCTGGGAATTCCTAACTGAGGAATTGAAGCTCCCTAAAGACAAACTATACATTACTATATTCAATGACGATGATGAAGCCGGAGAAATCTGGAAGACAGTCGTCAATGTTTCACCTGACCGCATTTACAAACTAGGTGAAAAAGAAAACTTCTGGACTATGGGTGATACTGGCCCTTGTGGCCCTTGTTCCGAAGTTCATATAGATCAGGGCGAAAACATGAGCTGTGGTCCCAATTGCGGGATCGGAAAATGCGACTGTGACCGCTACCTTGAAATCTGGAATCTCGTTTTCATGCAGTACGATCAAGACGAAAAAGGCAACCGTGTACCGCTTCCACGCCCATCAATTGATACAGGGATGGGGCTTGAGCGCATAACTGCTGTTTGTCAGGGTGTGCAATCCAACTACGAAACAGACTTATTTCAGCCCATGATTCAAGCTGTTGCGAAAAAAGCTGGTGTAAAATATAACGATGACACAGAAATCGATACTGCGCTTCAGGTCATTGCTGACCACTCTCGTTCTATCGCATTTTTAATCACTGATCAGATCCTTCCTTCAAACGAAGGACGCGGATATGTACTCCGCCGTTTGATCAGACGAGCATTCCGCTTCGGCCGCCTTCTCGGGTTAACAGATCCATTCCTTCACGAGACAGTCAAAATGGTTGTCGCGGACATGGGCGGACAGTTCCCCGAGCTTAAAGATAACAAAGATTTCATGGCCCGCATGGTCCGTGAAGAAGAAGAAAGATTCAGCCAGACTCTCGACAAGGGCCTCATCATTCTCGAAGACGAGATGGAAGCTCTTAGGCAGGACGGTAAGAATACAATTTCCGGTGAGCTAGCATTTAAGCTTTACGACACTTTCGGATTCCCGCTTGATATCGTTAACGATGTCACTGAAAAGCACGGATTCACTGTTGATGAAGTAGGATTTAAAGCAGCTATGCTGGAACAGAAAACTCGCGCTAAGAAAGCATGGAAAGGGTCCGGAGAGAAAGACACTACGGTTATATTCCGCTCTGTTCTCGAAGCAGGACTTAAAAACCAATTCACAGGTTATGGTGAGCTGGTGACTGAATCCAGAATCGTTAACATCCTCACTGAAGACGGTCAGCACACCGAACGCATTACTCAAGGTGAAGGCGGCTGGATGATAACTGCTGCGACTCCTTTCTACGGAGAATCCGGTGGACAGATGGGCGATTCAGGCCAAGTTGGAACCCTGACTGGAAATGCTGATATACTGGAATCAGTTAAAGCATCTCAAGACCTGACCGCTTGTAAAATTTTTGTGAACGAAGGCGAGCTTCTTCTCGATCAGGAAGCAAAACTGGAAGTAAATGATGAAATCAGAGTAGCAACTGAGCGTAACCACACAGCGACTCACCTGCTCCATGCCTCCCTTAGAAAGATTCTAGGGGACCATGTTAAGCAGTCCGGTTCACTGGTTGGTCCGAACAGACTCCGCTTTGACTTTACTCATATTGCTGCCATGACACCTGAAGAAGTCAGGCAAGTTGAAAACGAAGTGAACCGCGCTATTCTGGCATCAACTGCAGTTGATGTTCAGGAACTCACCAGCAAAGAAGCTGTTGAAAAAGGCGCGACCGCACTGTTCGGTGAAAAATACGGAGATGTCGTTAGAGTTGTCGACATTGCCGGAGAAAGCATGGAACTTTGCGGAGGTACACACATAAAGTCGACTGGCGAGGCCGGGACATTCGTGATCCTATCCGAATCAGGCGTTGCTGCGGGCATACGCCGCATTGAAGCAGCAACGGGCTGGAACTCTCTCGCGTTCTTACAAGGACAGCGCGACGAGCTAAGCAAGTCTCAGGACATACTGAGAGCTGCCCCAGGCCAGCTTGCAGATAAAATCGCAGCCTTGGTTGCACAAACCAAAGAACTGACCCGTAAGAACGATCAATTGCAGGCGAAGCTTGCTTCTGGTGCTGGTGCGGACCTTATGGGTTCTATTGAAGAAATTGGCGGCATTAAAGTTATTGCAGCCAAACTTGAAGTGACAAATGTTAAAGCCCTGCGCGATCAAACTGATGCGCTGAAGTCCAAACTGGATTCCGGTATCATTTGTCTGATGGCCGAGGTTGAAGATAATAAAGTTTCCCTGATCATTGCAGTTACCAAAGACCTAACAAGTAGGTTTAAGGCAGGTGCGTTGATCAAACCCGTTGCAGCAGAGGTAGGCGGCGGTGGCGGCGGCAGGCCAGACATGGCACAGGCCGGTGGTACCGATCCAAAAGGAATTGATAAAGCTTTAGCTACCCTCAAGAAGGTTATTGCCGAATCATAA
- the recA gene encoding recombinase RecA, which produces MSRKSANPAELRKEALNTALTTIERKFGKGSIMRLDSGAIQAIPVIPTGSISLDLALGIGGIPKGRVTEVYGPESSGKTTLALHVIAECQKNGGTAAFVDAEHALDVKYAQRLGVNTDELLISQPDYGEQALEITDLLVRSSAVDIVVIDSVAALIPQAELEGNMGETQVGGQARLMSHALRKLTGTIHKSNSVVLFINQIRMKIGMAGYGNPETTSGGNALKFYASVRFDIRRIQTLKDKEEVYGSRTRIKIVKNKVAPPFREALVDILYGTGMSREGEIIDLGVDYGIIDKSGAWYAYGSERLGQGKENVRQFLMDTPVMRQEIEDKILIHLGMKEAPKEVPKKATKETTKAEKVDEATSDE; this is translated from the coding sequence ATGAGTAGAAAATCAGCAAATCCCGCAGAACTTCGCAAGGAAGCCCTGAATACAGCACTTACCACCATTGAACGCAAGTTCGGTAAGGGCTCAATCATGCGCCTTGACTCTGGAGCTATACAAGCCATCCCCGTTATCCCAACAGGATCCATCAGCCTCGACTTGGCTCTCGGTATCGGCGGAATTCCTAAAGGTAGAGTTACTGAAGTTTACGGACCTGAATCATCAGGTAAAACAACGCTGGCCCTGCATGTAATTGCAGAATGTCAGAAAAACGGCGGAACTGCTGCCTTCGTTGATGCGGAACATGCTCTTGATGTTAAGTATGCTCAGAGACTCGGCGTAAATACCGACGAACTTCTCATTTCTCAGCCGGATTATGGTGAGCAGGCTCTCGAAATCACTGACTTGCTGGTTCGTTCCAGCGCAGTCGATATCGTTGTTATTGACTCCGTTGCCGCACTTATCCCACAGGCTGAGCTTGAAGGTAACATGGGTGAAACTCAAGTTGGCGGACAGGCCAGACTGATGTCTCATGCTCTCAGAAAACTTACCGGAACCATCCACAAATCGAATTCGGTTGTGCTCTTTATCAACCAGATCCGCATGAAAATAGGTATGGCTGGATACGGTAACCCGGAAACAACTTCCGGTGGTAATGCCCTCAAATTCTACGCATCAGTACGTTTTGATATCCGCAGAATCCAGACCCTCAAAGACAAAGAGGAAGTCTACGGCTCCCGCACACGCATCAAGATTGTTAAAAACAAAGTTGCACCGCCATTCAGAGAAGCCCTTGTTGACATATTATATGGTACAGGGATGTCTCGCGAAGGCGAAATTATTGACCTAGGTGTAGATTATGGAATCATTGACAAGAGCGGAGCATGGTACGCTTACGGTTCTGAAAGACTTGGACAAGGTAAAGAAAATGTTCGCCAGTTCTTGATGGACACCCCTGTAATGCGCCAGGAAATTGAAGATAAAATCCTTATTCATCTCGGAATGAAAGAAGCTCCTAAAGAAGTTCCCAAAAAAGCTACGAAAGAGACTACAAAAGCAGAGAAGGTTGACGAAGCCACTTCTGACGAGTAG
- a CDS encoding tRNA(5-methylaminomethyl-2-thiouridylate) methyltransferase — MHKNPFGRDAVSTSSNCFRYQIGANKAIFNVHINYYYLIKIVGIILHNALLITSFDKIQVHIWQLQFIKNEGTAAPMNKQYDALALFSGGLDSILACKVIQDQGLKVLGLHFITPFFGNPEKIEEWQDLYGVEIMPVDISEEYIQMMLDVPAHGMGKLINPCVDCKIMMIRRTRDMMEQFGAKFIISGEVLGQRPMSQRQESLNSIKNDADVKDLLLRPLCAKTQTITPVEASGLVDREKLPRISGRGRKDQLALAKHYGFTVIPTPAGGCKLTEYENTARILPLLKNLETPDVNFYKLVLAGRQYWAGNKLLAVGRNQADNEVLETLVRENDYTFEVRDFTGPLSLGRSLHGEPWSELDILSAAAFTAAFSAKARNEGCEVVVEVIGPEGKSEVSVVPSKETSVVFAGPNIDGLKGWKIGRDKFRVEKIELEKSKLRNEY; from the coding sequence ATGCACAAGAACCCTTTCGGGCGGGATGCGGTATCCACATCAAGCAACTGCTTCCGATACCAAATCGGCGCAAATAAGGCAATCTTTAACGTTCATATAAACTATTATTATTTAATCAAAATTGTTGGAATTATTTTGCATAATGCGCTGCTCATCACGTCTTTTGATAAGATTCAGGTGCATATATGGCAGTTGCAGTTTATAAAAAATGAAGGTACTGCCGCCCCTATGAACAAACAATATGACGCACTAGCCCTTTTTTCAGGGGGCCTCGATAGTATATTAGCATGTAAGGTTATTCAGGATCAGGGACTCAAAGTTCTCGGACTTCATTTTATCACGCCGTTTTTCGGCAATCCCGAGAAAATTGAAGAATGGCAGGATCTCTACGGTGTGGAGATTATGCCTGTCGATATTAGCGAAGAGTATATACAAATGATGCTCGATGTTCCTGCTCATGGCATGGGTAAGCTGATTAATCCTTGTGTTGACTGCAAGATTATGATGATTCGCCGTACCCGAGATATGATGGAACAGTTTGGCGCTAAATTTATCATTTCCGGCGAAGTGCTCGGTCAACGGCCGATGTCTCAGCGTCAGGAATCCCTTAATTCCATTAAAAATGATGCTGATGTTAAAGATCTACTTTTACGTCCGCTTTGTGCAAAAACACAGACCATCACTCCGGTTGAAGCATCTGGTTTGGTGGATAGAGAAAAGCTTCCACGCATCAGTGGGCGCGGTCGCAAAGATCAACTTGCTCTGGCGAAGCATTACGGATTTACCGTAATTCCAACTCCTGCGGGCGGTTGCAAACTCACAGAGTACGAAAATACTGCTCGGATTTTGCCTTTGCTCAAAAATCTCGAAACCCCTGATGTGAATTTCTACAAGCTAGTGCTTGCGGGAAGGCAGTACTGGGCTGGAAATAAGCTATTGGCTGTCGGTAGAAATCAGGCTGATAATGAGGTCCTGGAAACTTTGGTTCGCGAAAATGATTATACCTTTGAAGTAAGAGATTTTACTGGGCCGCTGAGTCTAGGCCGCAGTCTCCATGGAGAACCATGGTCTGAACTGGATATCCTTTCTGCCGCAGCATTCACCGCTGCATTTTCAGCTAAGGCCCGTAATGAAGGATGTGAAGTCGTTGTTGAAGTTATAGGTCCAGAGGGCAAAAGCGAAGTTTCAGTTGTTCCGTCAAAAGAAACTTCGGTCGTTTTTGCAGGCCCTAACATTGATGGGCTAAAAGGGTGGAAAATAGGACGGGATAAGTTTAGAGTCGAAAAGATTGAACTTGAAAAATCAAAACTCAGAAATGAGTACTAA
- a CDS encoding calcium/sodium antiporter, with protein MLSHSIYFFISIFLLWFGADWIVDAASKIAKKYHVSDLVIGLTIVAFGTSAPEFLVTATAAFKGLSDISLSNVVGSNIFNLGFILGLMALIKPLPTTRALAYRDAPILLATTALILGLAYTGNLGHGAGFLLMSILITYIVYLIVHSKRAAKSLAGIPKGDEIEVDMTWKDYAKLLAGFVAIALGGEFMVDSASAIATHFGVSNWVIGMTIVAAGTSLPELVTCLSAALKGRNEMLLGNLIGSDFFNFAGVLGLTCMMRPLEVSPEALPGLAILVGMVALVWLFIRTGWKVSRTEGAILVSLSLLRWVQDFML; from the coding sequence ATGCTTTCTCATTCTATTTACTTTTTTATCAGTATATTTCTGCTTTGGTTTGGCGCGGACTGGATTGTTGATGCCGCGTCTAAAATAGCTAAAAAATATCACGTATCAGATCTCGTTATCGGACTTACCATTGTTGCTTTTGGTACTTCCGCTCCTGAGTTTCTTGTTACCGCAACTGCGGCTTTCAAAGGTCTTTCAGATATATCTTTGTCTAATGTAGTTGGGTCTAATATTTTCAATCTCGGTTTCATTCTAGGGCTTATGGCTCTGATTAAACCACTTCCGACCACGCGTGCTCTTGCTTACCGTGACGCACCTATTCTGTTGGCGACCACTGCGCTTATTCTAGGGCTTGCCTACACTGGAAATCTTGGGCACGGCGCAGGTTTTCTGCTTATGTCGATTCTCATAACGTATATTGTTTACTTAATTGTACACAGCAAACGTGCGGCGAAGTCTCTTGCGGGAATTCCGAAAGGGGACGAAATAGAAGTCGATATGACCTGGAAAGACTACGCGAAACTCCTTGCGGGATTCGTAGCAATCGCGCTCGGCGGCGAGTTTATGGTTGATTCTGCCTCGGCCATTGCGACTCATTTTGGTGTGTCCAACTGGGTTATTGGTATGACAATTGTTGCTGCTGGAACATCGCTTCCTGAGCTAGTAACGTGCTTATCCGCCGCCCTTAAGGGACGTAATGAAATGTTGCTTGGTAACTTGATCGGTAGCGATTTCTTCAACTTTGCCGGAGTACTCGGGCTGACATGTATGATGCGTCCGCTGGAAGTTTCTCCCGAAGCATTGCCTGGACTGGCTATTTTGGTCGGAATGGTCGCGCTTGTGTGGCTATTTATCCGTACAGGATGGAAGGTTAGCCGTACCGAAGGGGCCATACTTGTTTCACTCAGCTTGCTCAGATGGGTGCAGGATTTTATGCTTTAG
- a CDS encoding DUF6765 family protein, whose translation MQKDMHYYGTYVMARAAGITQKRAQIIASAAQFVDDNATKKSVNFEDGGALHSRASAHHAMNIKNLDRDDQRFIWVPFHFLPGNEGESFTEKLVCTKNSDLAKEMTRNHREQHKEDFSDELMGVAAHVYADTFSHYGFSGVSSELNRIDNDSFEFDIAKNSSEIIEYVENKQKHFKVKYSEDAGFFETIASWFAEELSGALGHGAACTFPDRPFLVWKFDYDKPVKSSGWRDNPSTFMEACEALHKMFVEYTQAKSGITDMTALDFNSIREKVKNILEFEGTEEERIKKWKDAVTKEAFLGNNQTFPEYLGIDWLTEKGELEGKDSSMKALNTSLYRFYQATSYHRHYVLRDLLPSKKLVVA comes from the coding sequence ATGCAAAAAGACATGCACTATTATGGCACATACGTTATGGCTAGGGCTGCGGGGATAACTCAAAAAAGAGCACAGATTATAGCTAGCGCGGCGCAGTTTGTGGATGATAACGCGACGAAGAAATCTGTAAATTTCGAAGATGGCGGAGCGTTACACTCACGAGCTAGTGCTCATCACGCTATGAACATCAAAAACCTAGACAGAGACGACCAACGTTTCATCTGGGTTCCGTTTCACTTTCTTCCAGGGAACGAAGGTGAATCTTTTACTGAAAAATTAGTATGTACTAAAAATAGTGACCTTGCGAAAGAAATGACTCGAAATCATCGAGAACAACATAAAGAAGATTTTTCTGATGAATTAATGGGAGTTGCTGCCCATGTCTATGCAGACACATTTTCGCACTATGGCTTTAGTGGAGTTAGCTCCGAGCTTAACAGAATTGACAATGACAGTTTTGAATTTGACATCGCTAAAAACTCTTCAGAAATCATCGAATATGTAGAAAATAAACAAAAACATTTTAAAGTTAAATACTCAGAAGATGCCGGTTTTTTCGAAACAATTGCATCGTGGTTTGCTGAAGAATTATCAGGAGCACTTGGACACGGGGCTGCCTGCACATTCCCAGACCGTCCTTTCCTCGTATGGAAATTTGACTATGACAAACCGGTAAAAAGCAGCGGATGGCGAGACAATCCATCTACGTTCATGGAAGCCTGCGAGGCCCTGCACAAAATGTTCGTGGAATATACCCAAGCAAAATCTGGCATAACCGACATGACTGCATTAGATTTTAACAGCATCCGCGAGAAAGTTAAAAACATTCTGGAATTTGAGGGAACCGAAGAAGAAAGGATTAAGAAGTGGAAAGATGCTGTTACCAAGGAAGCTTTTTTGGGAAACAATCAAACCTTTCCAGAATATCTAGGAATTGACTGGCTAACCGAGAAGGGCGAACTAGAAGGTAAAGATTCATCAATGAAAGCCCTCAACACTTCACTTTACAGATTCTACCAAGCAACCTCCTACCATCGTCACTACGTATTAAGGGACCTATTACCCAGCAAAAAGCTTGTTGTCGCATAA